gagatcactgaacacaatataacctggatAGATAACTGaacacaatataacctggagagatcactgaacacaatataacctggatagataactgaacacacaatataacctggaaagatcactgaacacacaacaaaacctgaagagatcactgaCCACACAATAGAACTTGGAGAGATCACCAGATACACAacggaacctggagagatcactatacacaacggaacctggagagatcactgaacacaatataacctggagagatcactggacacacaacagaacttggaCAAATCACTGGGCACACAACGGAACCTggagatatcactgaacacataacagaacccggagagtacacccaacacaacctggagagatcattgaacgcacaacagaacctggagagatcactgaacacacattataacccggagagatcaccaaatacacaacaaaaccaggagtgtgcactgaacacacaacagaacccggagagtacaccaAACGCACAGCAGAAGCTGTAGGGTTTACTGTTCACttaatataacctggagagaacgctgcatactcaacaggtggacatggtatagtgttcactacttctggatttgatattcagtgcacaccctcattggaaatgtaaaccctTTATTCTTTGAATGAGCTTCACTTGAACCCGGTGTATCCCAAACCAATACGCTgctaaacatagtttcttcattACAGGACACCAGTTTCAGTATGCTTAACTATTATGGTTTGTCTGTTGCACTAGCTGGTAAACCAGATATTCTTGAAACTAGTGAAGTACACCCTGAGGCAGCAGAACCAGGAACTATCTGCAAAAGGACTCCCATGGCGCAAAGAACACGGAAAAAACACTGCGCACAACATGacatcagcttttctgatgactcAACAGGAACGAATACTTGCCTAGAAAAGAGGTTTTGTATGGACAAGTCGTCTGATTCTGATGCACCATCTTCAAACAACGAACATGGAGCACTACcaccacagtgtttctgccagaaagaaattttggggtattgctctattgaattgaatgtaaCCACAGTCAATAGGGGGTCCTCCCTCAGAACATAATGGGTTAAGTtcagggttaggattaagatcatacagtaatgataagagtaattaattttgtcaaaaggttaacttaaaaaacaattctgcaaaaatatttgtgtaacgcaccatacccattttgccctctggcagaaaccctgcaccaGATAAGGTCACACAAAATCAGGGGTGGGTAAAAGAAACCCCAAGGATTTCACGAGTCAAGAGtagtttttttcacattattattttactcaattggtgattttatttatcgtattgttattaacaaaagtaaaataacttttttcacgtattattttgtttaagcggtgattttattaatgcgcgtacttctacttgtattcctttttgaatgtttgcttctaaatattttctatttacaagctttctcctttttaaaaataaatatgtgatttgcaaagctgaaatgttttagaagtgatggttctttcagaataaatattcaaatttacttgacatactgttggtcgtaaattacgcatttaatttaatcataaaTAATTGTCGTAGctacaactatttaagcaaataactaaaacacataatatgctataaataccgcatacatacaaagaaatcgtaaatatgttcagctttcatttttattaaaacaaattcgacatcttaactactgatcaagaaaaaacagttttccttcattatctcgtctttttaaaaatgaattttgatgcaCTTACATCCTTCTGGCTCTCACACGACGATATGCAGACAAATATTGTAAGTAAATTTGGAATCGGAGTCCATAATGTGATACTTCCTCTTGTGTACGTACGTCATCTTGAAGAATTTACTTCTTTTGAATGCAGCTACTTGGAAACTGCACCGATACTTGGATCACCCTGAAAAGTGCTtattttatcacacacacacacacgctcgcacgcccgcacgcacgcgcgcacacacacacaccgcacgcacgcaccacacacacacacacacacacagacagacagagagagagagagagatggggggtggggggaagagAGCTCTTAAACATtggtcagagagagagagagacagacacacacacacacacacatacacgtccTGATAATACCCGACAAAATGCCCATATTTTAACTCCTCTGAAAAGTCATGGGTTATAAAAACCCTtcaaaataacctttaaaatcggcgtgcgctacaacagcttgttctgaatatgcacgtaaaACACTATGACATGACCTTGAAAATCACTTTTTCAAAATGGCTCATTTTGAAATTCTGATGGCCGAACATCGTGTTAATGTAGTGCATGCAATGACACATTCAATTAAGTCCCATAAAGTATATAAACTCCAGTAGTATTTAATTCAACCTCGCTGTGGTCCCACCCGTTTTTCCCGCTCAGCGCCTGTTGTGTCGCTCCGTCTTTGTCTACCGGGTGCGCCCGttctcatatacatgtatatcatataaacaaaatagggctagacagacagagagagagagagagagagagagagagagagagagagagagagagagagagagagagagagagagagagagagagagagagagagagagagagagacagagagacacagagagagatagagagagagacagagacggagagaggtttttatttaacgacgtactccgCACATTTTaataacggttatatggcgtcggacataatatggCGAAGAACCAAACAgataattagaaagaaaaccctTTGCCGCTACACTTCAATTACTTAGcaccaaggaatcttttatatgcgccatcccacagctTTGGTTACACTAGTTTTGGAGctttggctggaacgagaaataacccaatgggttcatccacggggatcgatcacagacccaCTGCTCGTCAggcgagcacttcaccactgagctacgcccccccccccccatatatcAGAACCGTACCTATCAAGGAGGCAactggaggggggaggggggattggAGGACAGTTGCACCCAAGAAAAATGTGAACAAATTTccttttcaaattaattttctttcacCTGGCGAAGACCCTCTGTTACTAAGCCCTGGTTGTTTTCATACTGACACCCCACCCATTTTAAGCTAGGTACGACCCTGAATAGTTCAAGAAGACGGAAGAATatttagcaattttttttttttatttaaataatatattttatgcaacTAACTTAATCTGAAATATGAACATTTCAATAGTGATAAGCGTAacgttttaatattttcttctagaaaggcccaaaacacacctgaATTGGGTCTGTATCGGGGTCTGGGTCTAGTGAGTATAgtactagtgaaaaaaaagaagaagaaaaaaaaaagagaaaaattcaCTCATCGAatgtgtcacacacacacacacacacacacacacacacagagagagagagagagagagagagagagagagagagagagagagagagagagagagagagagagagagagagagagagtgagagagagatacaaagaaagaaagaaaaacactgCGTCTGTTTTTGGCGCGAACTACAGGTATTGCTGGCAGACGGTAGAATACTATGCTCCATTTTGCCAGCGCCAGACTCACTAGACCCAGACCCAACTAAATAGTCCTTCAGTTTTGAAGAATGTTTTCACTGATGTTACATTATATCAACTAGAATTCCTCTGGTGCGTGTTTTCATCCCTCTGTTTCTTGTTAACCCGTTGTCTTTTACGTGTCGCTGAGCCCGGGCTGTCTGCCTGGTGACTGTGAGCGTCGTTGACGGTGACGACACTCCGTGGGCTGGTCactgattccacattcctcacAACCGCCTTCTTCTTCTTATGCTGACTGTCAAGGTACAGCTCTCGAAGGAATGGGTAGGAACCTTTCTGTAGAACGGACAGCGTCTTGAAATCGTCGGCACCCTCTGCGCTGTTCACATCTCGGTACCAGTTCACGAATATGTTTAAGCCATCATCGACGGCTTTTTCGCCGCCAGAAGGCGCTGCAAGCCATTTGTGAAAAACGTCCATCTTGTCAGGGTGGTTTTCCTCGTCAGACGACAACAGCCGTTGTAAAAAGTGAGAAGATCTATGCACAATGCCTCGCTGTTTGTAACCCGGGCAGTACGTCTGTCCCCAGATTTCCCGATACCATGAGATGAAAACGTTCAAACCCGCGCCGCTATCTACTTTCAACAACTCAATAACCTTATCACCAGACGGCATTCCGGAGGTAGATGACGTCACGAGAGCAGATGACGTCACGAGAGATGCATTCACGAGAGGAGATGACGTTACGAGGAGAGATGACGCCAGAAGATCTGACGGCGTTGCGAGCCAGTTATGGAAGAGTTGTATCGCGTCTTTGCTGGGTTCCTCGTCGGTGCCCAAATCTCTGAGAATTTTAATGGCGGTGTCGGAATCCATCTGTTTGATCCTGGACGACGTTGTTGTCAGCAGCACCTCTTTTTCGCCAGCTCTTTTGCGAACATTGCTTGATGGATGAAGAAGACTTTTCTCAGAACTTCTGTTATTCGCTGAAAAGACAAAATCTCCTTGCGGCTTTTCCTCCAGACCTGACATTTTTTTATTCACTAGCGGTGGCCGGTGGACGCCGACGTTGGTGTAGCGAATTCTGCGACGTGGTGACATTCTGTTTCCTGCAGCAGTAGCTGCAGAAGGAGTGGGGACGGCTAGGTAGGTGTCTGACTCGAGGTTTTGACGTCTGTGTGTGACGGTGTTGGAGGGGATGACGTCACAGTCGGTGTCCGAGGAGCCGAGCGAGTCGTACTCGAAGACGGACAAGTTGGAGCCAGACAGGCCGTCGTCGTAGGAGTAGGATTCTTCTGACGAGACAGAACTCACACTGCTCGTGCtctggaaagaaaaaaaaagttaaagtttgttttgtttaacgacaccactagaacacattgatttttaaatataaccttatagaaaggaaacccgcttcaaTGGATTTGGACAATTTCCATTGATATAGCgagagatcttttgtatgcaccatcccacatacatgataagaaataccacggcctttgatataccagtcgtggtgcactagctagcacgagaaataggccaaggAGTCCAtagacgaggatcgatcccagaccgaccgcgcatcaagcgagcgctttaccactgggctacgtcccgcccctctggaAATCAAAACATTGGGTAGtctatgtaaaaaaacaaaacaaaataaaataaaacaaagaaagaaagaaaagaaaaagaaacaaaaatacaccaccaacaacaagaaaacaaataaaataataattttaaaaaatactcgcTAAATGTTTGTCTAAATTCCACCTTTCAAATGTGGGCTCCTGTAACACGAATGGCACCACCAGTGTTACATGAATTATCTCCGAACTGAACTTGGAATTGAGAACAATTCTATTAGTGCTACATACACGACTAGTATGCTGTCTGAGGAACAAACGTGTCaaaacccaatctaattaaaattagctccactattatatgtggatctaacagcagcccgttggagctcatgtccagttgacctttcattcgaccaatcaaaaccttacttgcaaaatcatgccagtgatttgaaaagaatttgaaaac
Above is a genomic segment from Gigantopelta aegis isolate Gae_Host chromosome 7, Gae_host_genome, whole genome shotgun sequence containing:
- the LOC121377113 gene encoding uncharacterized protein LOC121377113, with translation MALRIDTIFSHSVFQQVMDAAIAFRNEWALSGLLGVAATSLGLILYLRRGPCYNNRMKRNASTSSVSSVSSEESYSYDDGLSGSNLSVFEYDSLGSSDTDCDVIPSNTVTHRRQNLESDTYLAVPTPSAATAAGNRMSPRRRIRYTNVGVHRPPLVNKKMSGLEEKPQGDFVFSANNRSSEKSLLHPSSNVRKRAGEKEVLLTTTSSRIKQMDSDTAIKILRDLGTDEEPSKDAIQLFHNWLATPSDLLASSLLVTSSPLVNASLVTSSALVTSSTSGMPSGDKVIELLKVDSGAGLNVFISWYREIWGQTYCPGYKQRGIVHRSSHFLQRLLSSDEENHPDKMDVFHKWLAAPSGGEKAVDDGLNIFVNWYRDVNSAEGADDFKTLSVLQKGSYPFLRELYLDSQHKKKKAVVRNVESVTSPRSVVTVNDAHSHQADSPGSATRKRQRVNKKQRDENTHQRNSS